The following are encoded in a window of Nitrospinota bacterium genomic DNA:
- a CDS encoding FliA/WhiG family RNA polymerase sigma factor, translating to MAEKPHVITKPGGSGKPQVLQEIEISHENRDEVNQEYGPMIKYVANRIAMRLPPHIEVDDLISVGVLGLIDAIKKYDPGRGAKFKTYAEFRVRGAILDELRSMDWVPRSVRQKAASLDAVVQKMQSKLGRPPEDDEVAAEMGMEMDDYFDVLNETRSMPVLSLEDLGIAKDTGEQQSLLDCLAGKGDADPQTQHRLTELKEIIAKAIDQLPEKEKFMISLYYYEELTMREIGEVLSITESRVSQIHSKAVFRLRTKLKSLIAEEM from the coding sequence ATGGCTGAAAAACCCCATGTAATAACGAAACCAGGTGGTTCAGGAAAGCCTCAGGTTTTGCAGGAAATCGAAATTTCCCACGAAAACCGGGATGAGGTTAACCAGGAATATGGGCCAATGATCAAGTATGTCGCCAATCGTATTGCGATGCGCCTGCCGCCTCATATTGAGGTCGATGATTTGATCAGCGTCGGTGTTTTGGGTTTGATCGATGCGATTAAGAAATATGATCCCGGCCGTGGGGCCAAGTTTAAAACTTATGCCGAATTTCGGGTGCGGGGAGCGATCCTTGATGAACTCCGCTCAATGGACTGGGTTCCCCGCTCGGTCAGACAAAAAGCCGCCTCTTTGGATGCCGTCGTCCAAAAAATGCAAAGCAAGCTGGGACGGCCCCCTGAAGACGATGAGGTGGCCGCCGAGATGGGTATGGAAATGGATGATTATTTTGATGTCCTTAATGAAACCCGAAGCATGCCGGTTCTGAGTCTTGAGGATCTTGGTATCGCAAAAGATACGGGAGAGCAGCAAAGTCTTCTGGACTGTCTGGCAGGGAAGGGGGACGCCGATCCGCAGACGCAACACCGTCTCACTGAGCTGAAAGAAATCATTGCCAAAGCTATCGACCAGCTTCCCGAGAAAGAAAAATTTATGATTTCTTTATATTATTATGAAGAACTCACCATGCGGGAAATTGGCGAGGTTCTTAGTATTACAGAATCCCGAGTTTCGCAGATTCACTCCAAAGCGGTATTTCGCCTTAGAACCAAACTCAAATCCTTGATCGCCGAAGAAATGTAG
- a CDS encoding lysophospholipid acyltransferase family protein — translation MSRKKTFLNKLRHLVEYGGMELLSLAVRPFSACGVYHIGRTLGRLLHVFSEKRIQVAMTNLDIAFADSKSQQEKKQIIRQSFMQMTISALQCLWLQHDTKKRTYLLFPEVPENLHILTDCLQKNKGAFILMAHYGNWEAMAMYNGYIGAMHLYSIVRRQDNPYLEKATCDFRTRSGNGIFFRDDSPLKIVRALKNNSCVAVMMDQNTAVGGVFVDFFGKKAATARSVALLSYKMNTPILPIFVHPNSNGTYTIEIQPELKLEKTGNKEEDVLSWTQECQKVIESVVRKHPENWMWVHRRWKTRPPEERGNKIY, via the coding sequence ATGTCCAGAAAAAAAACATTCCTCAATAAGCTAAGGCATCTTGTCGAGTATGGAGGAATGGAACTCCTTTCCCTCGCCGTCCGCCCTTTTTCTGCCTGTGGGGTTTATCATATTGGCCGAACTCTGGGCAGGTTGCTCCACGTATTTTCTGAGAAGAGAATTCAAGTCGCCATGACCAATCTCGATATCGCCTTTGCAGATTCAAAATCACAGCAGGAAAAAAAACAGATCATCCGCCAATCCTTCATGCAGATGACGATTTCCGCCCTGCAGTGCCTGTGGCTCCAGCACGACACCAAAAAACGCACCTACCTACTGTTTCCAGAGGTTCCAGAAAACCTGCACATTCTTACCGATTGTTTACAAAAGAACAAAGGGGCATTTATCCTGATGGCCCACTACGGTAACTGGGAAGCCATGGCGATGTACAACGGCTATATTGGAGCCATGCACCTATACTCCATTGTCAGGCGACAGGACAACCCGTATTTGGAAAAAGCCACTTGCGATTTTAGAACCCGCTCCGGCAACGGCATATTTTTTCGGGACGACTCCCCTCTCAAGATCGTCCGCGCTTTAAAAAACAATTCCTGCGTCGCGGTGATGATGGATCAAAATACCGCTGTGGGCGGCGTTTTTGTCGATTTTTTTGGGAAAAAGGCGGCCACTGCCCGGTCTGTCGCCTTATTGAGCTACAAAATGAACACCCCTATCCTGCCCATCTTTGTTCATCCCAATAGCAATGGCACCTACACAATAGAAATTCAACCCGAGCTGAAGCTGGAAAAAACCGGAAATAAAGAAGAAGACGTTTTAAGCTGGACTCAGGAATGCCAAAAAGTCATCGAGTCCGTGGTCAGGAAACACCCGGAGAATTGGATGTGGGTGCACCGTCGCTGGAAAACCCGGCCACCAGAGGAAAGAGGAAATAAAATCTATTAA